A stretch of the Actinomyces qiguomingii genome encodes the following:
- a CDS encoding non-ribosomal peptide synthetase produces the protein MNDLRERLERLTPQQRESFLSRYEKRELDRIRKERVAPDEAVHLSPAQLRLWYLSRANDGDPSYNIPGFFSVDGDLSVQEFRAAVEQVMLRHDVLRGAVVGDPPLLKVVPEVPAPVERVEIPRDARDVEEWAAGCAKEFVRRPFSISRPPLFRILLICVEGTPRYVVCSFHHLVFDGWSLKVFMGELLTILGGGDPAPPTWGYRDHVVFEGRRRRLLERMCELSGSVNPDRRDEDFWKDYLSGIPQSLGLPGARPATGPSNAGGLHIVRMDEAVWARLQKIGRDEDVTPFSVALGLFSAVLARSCGESDIVVGTPVSGRQDPLTHGLIGTFVNTVPVRVTVDASASTRSLVREVSRSSTEALSYDHVPFERIVDIVNPLRSSGTHPIFRVLFTFQPALTRLSGGGVSFEYRDLDFGTSKFDLSLDIVDEGSTIRLVFEYRSDVLSRDAVAEIARTMLVMAEEMARRPEDTVGSLSLLSEERRTELLRVCRGPRCRPRATTLLEAFEDGAARFPQREAVRDVRSVLTYEQLDKASTDIALRLASVADPGEVVAIVLPRSSGLLAALLGAWKAGATPLVVDPSAPLSRIQAMVNDCQAVVVTERGQLAEVTGIRDKNGAGPWILSELPRGEIRDDVFVEDPQAYLVYTSGSTGRPKGILVSQKSYVHVMEAWRQRFSLDGPCVAQIASSAFDVFYGDVARALGTGGRLVIVSSEIAANPDLLADLLAESGPDFVEFVPSVFRRLAAYLRQSGRRLHVPHVVVASEKWTMGEARQWEADVLGAGSQLDNTYGLAETTIDSTGWVVRTDDPVPDEAPVPIGSPLPGAAIYVVDEQDQLLPRFVIGEVLIGGECIDNRYVGGAEDLNVRYASVVVGSDGRAERVFRTGDYAYWDWRWRLVLVGRRDGQVKIRGVRIELSEVDNAVRRLAGVSDCASVVREDESGTQLVTWVVSDASDIDTQMWRSALLNDLPTAMVPQIVLTDSLPFLASGKIDREQLVRRHAPDAISGRVAPRDDVERKLCDLFCEVLECGRVGVEDDFFALGGHSLTALDLVGRIKRGFNVDMRISDLFDCPTVEGLAHRIAQRSQAGSGSEDYPIVEPDPRHRYDGFPLTDVQQAYWLGRNDAFEFSGVSTHSYDEFHGRGLDPRRFADALNEVIARHDMMRCVIVDHGEQRVLPEVPRYDPWVYDLRNADNEEVEAHLAAVREELSHQRLDVTSWPNFDIRVSALPGDLLVLHFSTDALLLDAKSFVLIAVELSRIHDGLAVDPVSDFRFRDYVLAEIESRGGDRYRRSEAFWKSMIPKLPAAPDLPMRGRPDDVVAPRFTRLHARVEKDRWDELKGRCGVSGLTPSSLCLAAYAMVLARYSRSPEFCINMTFLSRKPFHEDVEQIVGEFTSVTLLPIAVDLREGFLSNAVRIQRRLWEVLEFNDMTGVRVQREYARYHGTPASAHFPVVFTSTLGGMPMPDESFPMRHQPEYGVTQTSQVWLDCGIWEDDRGDLRCNWDIVREVYPEGMLDAMFHEWVALIDSLAVCPAAWEEPAPVVVPKELASEGAPRGTLLDGFLQSVARRPDAAAVVTSDGSMSYGELAAVAGGVALRLRELAVERGELVAVLMEPGWEQVAAVLGIVGRAAYVPVGPAMPDERLARVLTQAGVRVVLTQQQFRARVEALLDVTAVVVDEGLVRADGSAALHESTARPDDLAYVIFTSGSTGTPKGVMISHRAALNTIDDVNERFGVTEDDSVLAISELSFDLSVYDIFGMMCAGGAVVVPDRTERLDPICLVEMVRDNGVTVWNSVPALFQLYLSALDEGAEPPLRLALLSGDWIPLGLPARAALVAPGVRLHSLGGATEASIWSITYAIDSVDPEWVSIPYGVGMRYQDVVVLDRRLSECRDWVVGDLFIRGAGLALGYWDDPDQTAAAFISHPVTGERMYRTGDLGRRRPDGVIEFLGRSDFQLKIGGYRVEAGEVEKAVCAHPAVHEAAVVAVGSGLGDKRLACAWTRVRGSQGASDAELAAVVSGKLQEYMVPSMFSEVDEMPLSSNGKIDRARVAAVFEHSRVPDAVYVAPRTDDEARMVELWASVLKAAPRIGMHDDFFELGGSSVDAIELVTRVRRRWGLSIKLADLYEASTPAQLLLRLRAADAGCSDGGAGVS, from the coding sequence GTGAATGACCTTCGGGAACGTCTTGAGCGACTGACCCCTCAACAGAGGGAGAGCTTCCTGTCTCGCTATGAGAAGCGCGAGCTGGATCGAATTCGAAAGGAGCGGGTCGCGCCCGATGAGGCCGTGCATCTGTCGCCGGCGCAGCTGAGGCTGTGGTATCTCAGTCGTGCGAATGACGGCGATCCGAGCTACAACATTCCCGGATTCTTCTCCGTTGACGGCGATCTCTCGGTGCAGGAGTTCCGGGCTGCAGTGGAGCAGGTGATGCTGCGGCACGATGTCCTCCGGGGGGCCGTCGTGGGCGACCCTCCGCTCCTCAAGGTCGTTCCCGAGGTGCCGGCTCCTGTTGAGCGGGTGGAGATCCCTCGGGATGCTCGCGATGTCGAGGAGTGGGCGGCTGGTTGCGCCAAGGAGTTCGTGCGGAGACCCTTCAGCATTTCGCGGCCGCCTTTGTTCAGGATTCTGCTGATCTGCGTTGAGGGCACGCCGAGGTATGTGGTCTGCTCCTTCCACCATCTGGTTTTCGATGGCTGGTCGCTCAAGGTCTTCATGGGTGAGCTCCTCACGATTCTGGGTGGTGGCGACCCGGCTCCGCCGACGTGGGGCTACCGAGACCATGTGGTCTTCGAGGGGCGTCGTCGCCGCTTGTTGGAGCGAATGTGCGAGCTCAGTGGCTCAGTGAATCCGGATCGGCGCGACGAGGATTTCTGGAAGGATTACCTCAGTGGTATTCCTCAAAGTCTCGGGCTCCCGGGTGCGAGGCCGGCGACCGGCCCGTCGAATGCAGGTGGTCTCCATATCGTTCGTATGGATGAGGCCGTCTGGGCGCGTCTGCAGAAGATCGGTCGCGATGAGGATGTCACGCCGTTCTCGGTCGCACTCGGACTGTTCTCCGCGGTACTGGCCAGGTCGTGCGGCGAGAGCGACATCGTCGTCGGTACGCCCGTGAGCGGGCGCCAGGACCCGTTGACGCACGGTCTTATCGGGACGTTCGTCAACACGGTTCCCGTTCGCGTGACGGTCGACGCGTCTGCCAGTACGCGCAGCCTCGTGCGTGAGGTGTCCCGGTCCAGCACAGAGGCGCTGTCGTACGACCACGTGCCGTTCGAGCGGATCGTCGATATCGTCAATCCGCTGCGTTCATCGGGTACTCATCCCATCTTCAGGGTGCTGTTCACCTTCCAGCCGGCCTTGACAAGGTTGAGTGGCGGCGGTGTGTCATTCGAGTATCGAGATCTCGACTTCGGGACCTCGAAGTTCGACCTCTCGCTCGATATCGTTGATGAGGGCTCGACGATCCGTCTGGTGTTCGAGTACCGCTCCGATGTGCTGTCCCGCGATGCCGTGGCCGAGATCGCGCGAACCATGCTGGTAATGGCCGAGGAGATGGCGCGACGCCCTGAAGACACGGTGGGCAGCCTGAGCCTGCTCAGCGAGGAGCGCCGTACGGAGCTGCTGCGGGTGTGCCGAGGACCGCGGTGCCGGCCGAGGGCGACGACGCTCCTCGAGGCCTTCGAGGATGGCGCTGCACGTTTTCCACAGCGTGAGGCTGTCAGGGACGTGAGGTCCGTCCTGACCTACGAGCAGCTTGACAAGGCCAGCACCGACATTGCACTGAGGCTGGCCTCGGTTGCGGACCCCGGCGAGGTCGTCGCGATCGTCCTACCGCGGTCGAGCGGGCTCCTGGCCGCGCTTCTGGGAGCGTGGAAGGCGGGAGCGACGCCGCTCGTTGTCGATCCGTCCGCGCCCTTGTCGCGGATCCAGGCGATGGTGAATGACTGCCAGGCGGTTGTCGTGACGGAGCGGGGGCAGCTTGCAGAGGTCACGGGCATCCGGGACAAGAATGGGGCGGGGCCGTGGATCCTATCCGAGTTGCCCCGTGGAGAGATCCGTGATGACGTCTTCGTGGAGGATCCCCAGGCGTATCTCGTCTACACGAGCGGATCAACGGGACGGCCAAAGGGCATCCTCGTGTCGCAGAAGTCCTATGTGCACGTCATGGAGGCCTGGCGCCAGCGTTTCAGCCTCGATGGTCCCTGCGTCGCTCAGATCGCGTCGAGTGCCTTCGATGTCTTCTACGGCGACGTCGCGCGGGCTCTTGGCACGGGAGGTCGGCTGGTGATAGTCTCGTCGGAAATCGCGGCGAACCCCGACTTGCTAGCAGACCTACTGGCGGAGAGTGGGCCCGATTTCGTTGAGTTCGTTCCCAGCGTCTTCCGGCGTCTGGCTGCGTATCTGCGTCAGAGCGGTCGTCGTCTTCATGTTCCGCATGTGGTCGTGGCCTCGGAGAAATGGACGATGGGTGAGGCCAGGCAGTGGGAAGCGGACGTACTGGGAGCGGGCTCCCAGCTCGATAACACCTATGGACTTGCTGAGACGACGATCGACTCAACGGGCTGGGTGGTGCGTACTGACGACCCCGTGCCGGATGAGGCGCCCGTTCCTATCGGATCCCCGCTGCCGGGTGCGGCTATCTATGTGGTTGACGAGCAGGACCAGTTGCTCCCTCGTTTTGTCATCGGCGAGGTGCTCATCGGGGGCGAGTGCATTGACAATCGGTACGTTGGTGGGGCTGAGGACCTGAATGTTCGGTATGCCAGCGTCGTCGTGGGGAGCGATGGGCGCGCTGAGCGGGTGTTCCGTACGGGCGATTACGCATACTGGGACTGGCGGTGGAGGCTTGTGCTCGTCGGTCGTCGCGACGGGCAGGTGAAGATACGAGGGGTCCGTATCGAGCTGAGTGAGGTCGACAATGCGGTGCGCCGACTTGCCGGAGTATCGGACTGCGCCAGCGTCGTGCGGGAGGATGAGTCGGGTACCCAACTGGTGACCTGGGTAGTCTCCGACGCGAGTGACATCGACACGCAGATGTGGCGATCCGCTCTGTTGAACGACCTGCCGACGGCGATGGTGCCTCAAATTGTCCTGACGGACTCCCTCCCCTTCCTCGCGAGTGGGAAAATTGATCGTGAGCAACTCGTGCGACGGCACGCGCCTGACGCCATTAGCGGCAGAGTGGCGCCGAGGGACGACGTGGAGCGCAAGTTGTGCGATCTCTTCTGCGAGGTGCTTGAGTGCGGCCGGGTAGGAGTCGAGGACGACTTCTTCGCACTCGGGGGCCACTCCCTGACCGCTCTCGATCTGGTGGGGCGGATCAAACGCGGCTTCAACGTGGACATGAGAATCTCCGATCTCTTCGACTGCCCTACGGTCGAGGGGCTGGCGCATCGGATCGCTCAGCGGTCGCAGGCGGGATCCGGATCCGAGGACTACCCGATCGTGGAACCGGATCCGCGTCACCGCTATGACGGTTTTCCGCTGACCGACGTGCAGCAGGCCTACTGGCTCGGGCGAAACGATGCTTTCGAGTTCAGTGGCGTGTCGACCCATAGTTATGATGAGTTTCATGGCAGGGGGCTGGACCCGCGTAGGTTTGCTGATGCGCTCAATGAGGTGATTGCGCGGCATGACATGATGCGGTGCGTGATCGTTGACCATGGGGAGCAGCGTGTTCTTCCCGAGGTCCCGCGCTACGACCCGTGGGTGTATGACCTGCGGAACGCGGACAATGAGGAGGTCGAGGCTCATCTTGCGGCGGTGCGCGAAGAACTGTCTCATCAACGACTGGATGTGACGTCCTGGCCCAACTTTGATATCCGGGTGTCGGCCCTCCCTGGTGACCTGCTTGTTCTCCATTTCAGTACTGATGCGCTACTACTGGATGCGAAAAGTTTCGTTCTCATCGCCGTTGAGTTGAGCCGCATACATGATGGGCTTGCGGTGGATCCCGTTTCGGACTTCCGGTTCCGTGACTATGTGCTGGCGGAGATCGAGAGCCGAGGCGGCGATAGGTATCGACGCTCGGAGGCCTTCTGGAAGTCGATGATTCCGAAGCTGCCGGCCGCTCCCGACCTGCCGATGCGGGGACGCCCAGATGATGTGGTTGCTCCTCGGTTCACGCGCCTCCATGCGCGTGTTGAGAAGGACCGGTGGGACGAGCTGAAGGGTAGGTGCGGAGTTTCCGGTCTGACGCCGAGCAGTCTGTGCCTCGCTGCCTACGCCATGGTGCTCGCCAGGTACAGCCGCTCCCCGGAGTTCTGCATTAACATGACCTTCCTGAGCAGGAAGCCGTTCCATGAAGATGTCGAGCAGATCGTCGGCGAGTTCACCTCGGTGACTCTACTCCCGATTGCTGTCGATCTGCGTGAGGGCTTCTTGTCCAATGCGGTGCGCATCCAGCGTCGACTCTGGGAGGTCCTGGAGTTCAACGACATGACCGGGGTGAGAGTTCAGAGGGAGTACGCTCGCTATCACGGCACGCCGGCCTCGGCGCACTTCCCGGTTGTGTTTACCTCGACGCTGGGTGGGATGCCCATGCCCGACGAGAGCTTCCCGATGCGTCATCAGCCCGAGTACGGGGTCACCCAGACGTCTCAGGTCTGGCTCGACTGTGGCATCTGGGAGGACGACAGGGGCGACCTGCGCTGCAACTGGGACATCGTGCGGGAGGTGTATCCCGAGGGGATGCTCGATGCCATGTTCCATGAGTGGGTTGCTCTGATCGACTCCCTCGCCGTGTGCCCGGCGGCCTGGGAGGAGCCCGCTCCGGTGGTCGTCCCCAAGGAGCTGGCGAGCGAAGGGGCTCCTCGGGGGACGCTGCTCGATGGATTCCTGCAGTCTGTGGCGAGGCGTCCCGATGCGGCGGCGGTGGTGACGTCGGACGGTTCGATGAGCTATGGCGAGCTCGCTGCGGTGGCAGGTGGTGTCGCACTGAGGCTGCGCGAGCTGGCGGTGGAACGCGGCGAGCTGGTCGCAGTGCTCATGGAACCCGGCTGGGAGCAGGTCGCCGCTGTCCTCGGGATCGTGGGACGGGCCGCTTACGTTCCGGTCGGCCCTGCTATGCCGGATGAGCGGCTCGCGCGCGTGCTCACTCAGGCCGGTGTCAGGGTGGTGCTCACCCAGCAGCAGTTCCGTGCGCGGGTGGAGGCGCTGCTCGATGTCACCGCGGTGGTCGTCGACGAGGGTCTGGTGCGCGCTGATGGATCTGCTGCGCTCCACGAGAGCACCGCCAGGCCCGACGACCTCGCCTACGTTATTTTCACATCGGGCTCGACAGGGACCCCGAAAGGGGTGATGATCAGTCATCGCGCCGCTCTCAATACGATTGATGACGTCAATGAACGGTTCGGTGTCACCGAGGATGATTCTGTGCTGGCCATATCGGAACTGAGTTTCGATCTGTCGGTTTACGACATCTTCGGGATGATGTGCGCCGGTGGGGCTGTCGTGGTTCCTGATCGTACTGAACGTTTGGATCCTATTTGCCTCGTTGAGATGGTGAGAGACAATGGTGTCACGGTCTGGAATTCTGTTCCGGCATTGTTCCAGCTCTATCTAAGTGCGCTCGACGAGGGCGCTGAACCGCCGTTACGCCTGGCGCTTCTCAGTGGTGACTGGATTCCGTTGGGTCTGCCCGCTCGTGCTGCACTCGTAGCGCCGGGTGTGCGGCTGCACAGCCTGGGGGGCGCTACTGAGGCCTCTATCTGGTCCATCACCTACGCGATCGATAGCGTGGATCCCGAGTGGGTAAGTATCCCTTATGGTGTCGGGATGCGGTATCAGGACGTCGTTGTGCTCGATCGTCGTTTGTCGGAGTGCCGAGACTGGGTTGTGGGTGATCTCTTCATCCGAGGCGCTGGGTTGGCGCTGGGGTACTGGGATGATCCCGATCAGACGGCGGCGGCCTTCATCTCTCATCCGGTGACGGGTGAGAGGATGTACCGCACAGGCGATCTTGGGAGGCGGCGGCCCGATGGTGTCATCGAGTTTCTCGGTCGCTCTGATTTTCAGCTCAAGATCGGTGGGTACCGAGTTGAGGCGGGAGAGGTTGAGAAGGCGGTGTGCGCTCATCCCGCTGTCCATGAGGCGGCTGTGGTCGCTGTCGGCAGTGGCCTCGGCGATAAGCGGCTCGCCTGTGCGTGGACCCGGGTTCGGGGATCTCAGGGTGCGAGTGATGCGGAGCTGGCCGCGGTTGTCAGTGGCAAACTCCAGGAGTACATGGTCCCATCTATGTTCTCCGAGGTCGACGAGATGCCCCTGTCGTCCAACGGTAAGATCGACCGTGCGCGCGTGGCGGCGGTCTTCGAGCACTCCCGGGTGCCCGATGCGGTCTATGTCGCACCGCGGACGGATGACGAGGCGCGGATGGTGGAGCTGTGGGCGTCGGTCCTGAAGGCGGCGCCCAGGATCGGCATGCACGATGACTTCTTCGAACTTGGGGGGAGTTCCGTGGACGCGATCGAGCTTGTGACCCGTGTCCGTCGTCGGTGGGGCCTGTCGATCAAGCTCGCCGATCTATATGAGGCGAGTACTCCGGCGCAGCTCCTCCTCCGTCTACGGGCGGCCGATGCGGGGTGCTCGGACGGTGGTGCGGGCGTGTCATGA
- a CDS encoding thioesterase II family protein, whose translation MTESIWYESSAGMGPLAPDLVLFPPAGSGPSIFRSFSAEDLGCRIHVASFPGRGRRFSEPPVTAWEELVEALVDGLSAVAGGAVALFGHSMGAVVAFEVARRMPVQPLALFVAGAGAPTPAGSARRRMWSTLTDAEFIKELRGIGGIPDEVAMNAELMEFMMPVLRADFELVDSYRYIGGPMLSCPIFVLGGQDDPTVLPEGLAGWAAHSSGRTEVSVLPGGHFFVQSHWRDVVGLVRGRVRQLVGVGEGA comes from the coding sequence ATGACCGAGTCCATTTGGTACGAGTCGAGTGCCGGCATGGGGCCGCTGGCCCCGGACCTCGTTTTGTTCCCGCCCGCCGGATCGGGTCCTAGTATCTTCCGGAGCTTCTCGGCGGAGGATCTGGGGTGCAGGATTCATGTAGCGTCGTTTCCCGGGCGCGGTAGGCGTTTCTCCGAGCCTCCCGTGACCGCGTGGGAGGAGCTGGTCGAGGCGCTCGTGGATGGCTTGTCCGCGGTCGCTGGCGGCGCGGTCGCGCTATTCGGTCACTCGATGGGAGCGGTGGTGGCCTTTGAGGTGGCAAGGAGGATGCCGGTTCAGCCATTGGCCCTCTTCGTTGCCGGGGCTGGCGCTCCGACGCCCGCCGGTTCGGCGAGGCGGCGCATGTGGTCGACCTTGACCGATGCTGAGTTCATTAAGGAGCTCAGGGGTATCGGGGGCATTCCGGATGAGGTCGCGATGAATGCGGAGCTCATGGAGTTCATGATGCCCGTTCTGAGGGCGGACTTCGAGCTCGTCGACTCCTACCGTTACATCGGCGGCCCCATGCTGAGCTGCCCGATCTTCGTCCTGGGCGGGCAGGATGATCCGACGGTGCTGCCGGAGGGGCTCGCCGGTTGGGCTGCCCACTCCTCGGGGCGGACCGAGGTGTCCGTTCTCCCCGGGGGCCATTTCTTCGTCCAGTCGCACTGGCGGGATGTGGTGGGCTTGGTGAGAGGGCGCGTTCGTCAGTTGGTGGGAGTCGGTGAGGGGGCTTGA
- a CDS encoding TetR/AcrR family transcriptional regulator — translation MQRLSPQQPTVSHQTDRVPIERRRRTPSGDVRRLILDAADQLLESRGLTGVTIRAVASQAGTATMTVYNHFGDKQGLLAALAEQHFRELTRLLQALNASEPRQHLRRACALTHDVLVSRPRAYELMLGTAPGPAAHSAFAQLVRIIERGQVVGAFVDGDATALANAVWSTLHGALSIEVQQHHTEDCTTEWVNRIDMEVVLDLIERGVARPAPEP, via the coding sequence ATGCAGCGCCTCAGCCCTCAGCAACCAACGGTCAGCCACCAGACCGACAGAGTTCCGATCGAACGGCGCCGCCGCACGCCTTCAGGAGACGTACGACGGCTCATCCTCGACGCGGCCGACCAGCTGCTGGAGAGCAGGGGGCTAACAGGCGTGACGATCCGCGCCGTGGCCTCACAGGCGGGCACCGCGACCATGACCGTCTACAACCACTTCGGCGACAAGCAGGGACTGCTCGCCGCCCTGGCGGAGCAGCACTTCCGTGAGCTCACGCGCTTGCTTCAGGCGCTCAACGCGTCCGAGCCCCGCCAGCACCTGCGTCGCGCCTGCGCACTCACCCACGACGTGCTCGTGAGCAGGCCGCGAGCCTACGAGCTCATGCTGGGAACCGCGCCCGGCCCCGCCGCCCACTCCGCATTCGCCCAGCTCGTGCGGATCATCGAGCGTGGACAGGTTGTTGGGGCCTTCGTGGACGGCGACGCGACGGCCCTGGCCAACGCCGTGTGGTCAACCCTGCACGGAGCACTGTCCATCGAGGTCCAGCAGCACCACACGGAGGACTGCACAACCGAATGGGTCAATCGCATTGACATGGAGGTGGTCCTGGATCTGATCGAACGCGGCGTGGCCCGCCCCGCCCCGGAACCGTGA
- a CDS encoding ATP-dependent Clp protease ATP-binding subunit, which yields MFERFTDRARRVVVLAQDEARALNHNYIGTEHLLLGLIHEGEGVAAKALESMDISLDSARAEVTEIIGEGQSAPSGHIPFTPRAKKVLELSLREALQLGHNYIGTEHILLGLLREGEGVAAQVLTKLGADLSTVRQTVMQMLSGYEGKETVTAGGSNKEGTPSGSAILDQFGRNLTAAAREGKLDPVIGRHKEMERVMQILSRRTKNNPVLIGEPGVGKTAVVEGLSQAIVHGDVPETLRDKQLYSLDMGSLVAGSRYRGDFEERLKKVLKEVRTRGDIVLFIDEIHTLVGAGAAEGAVDAASILKPMLARGELQTIGATTLEEYRKIEKDAALERRFQPVTVEQPSIEETIDILGGLRDRYEAFHHVVITDEAIEAAAKLADRYINDRFLPDKAIDLIDEAGARLRIRRMTAPPELREIDERIAAVKKEKESAIDDQDFERAASLRDDERRLGEERVAKEKAWKSGDLDQVAEVDENLVAEVLAMSTGIPVFKLTETESAKLLGMEDELHKRIVGQDKAIQALSKSIRRTRAGLKDPKRPGGSFIFAGPTGVGKTELAKALAEFLFDDEDALIQLDMSEFAEKHTVSRLFGAPPGYVGYDEGGQLTEKVRRRPFSVVLFDEVEKAHPDIFNSLLQILEDGHLTDAQGRVVDFKNTVIIMTTNLGSKDIGKSVATGFQSTEGGTMDYEEMKAHVNRELKQQFRPEFLNRVDDLIVFPQLTKAEVRQIVDLMIARLSARLAEQEMSIELTDSAKELLAERGFDPVLGARPLRRAIQRDIEDALSEKILFGELERGQKVLVDAEGEGILGEFTFRGMPRKDAEDAVREAEEIASAAVGPTQ from the coding sequence ATGTTCGAACGCTTTACCGACCGCGCCCGCCGCGTCGTCGTCCTGGCCCAGGACGAGGCCCGCGCGCTCAACCACAACTACATCGGCACCGAACACCTCCTTCTGGGCCTCATCCACGAAGGCGAGGGGGTCGCCGCCAAGGCGCTGGAGTCGATGGACATCTCCCTGGACTCCGCGCGCGCCGAGGTAACCGAGATCATCGGCGAGGGCCAGTCGGCCCCCTCCGGCCACATTCCCTTCACGCCGCGCGCCAAGAAGGTGCTTGAGCTGTCCCTGCGCGAGGCGCTGCAGCTGGGCCACAACTACATCGGTACCGAGCACATCCTGCTCGGCCTACTGCGCGAGGGCGAGGGTGTGGCCGCCCAGGTGCTGACCAAGCTCGGCGCTGATCTGTCCACCGTGCGCCAGACCGTCATGCAGATGCTCTCCGGATACGAGGGCAAGGAGACCGTCACCGCTGGAGGTTCCAACAAGGAGGGCACGCCGTCGGGCTCGGCCATCCTGGACCAGTTCGGCCGCAACCTCACCGCCGCAGCGCGTGAGGGCAAACTCGACCCGGTCATCGGCCGCCACAAGGAGATGGAGCGCGTTATGCAGATCCTCTCCCGGCGCACCAAGAACAACCCGGTCCTGATCGGCGAGCCCGGCGTCGGCAAGACCGCCGTCGTGGAGGGCCTCAGCCAGGCGATCGTGCACGGGGACGTGCCCGAGACCCTGCGCGACAAACAATTGTACTCCCTGGACATGGGCTCGCTCGTGGCCGGCTCGCGCTACCGCGGTGACTTCGAGGAACGGCTCAAGAAGGTCCTCAAGGAGGTGCGCACTCGGGGCGACATTGTCCTGTTCATTGACGAGATCCACACCCTCGTCGGGGCGGGCGCCGCGGAGGGCGCCGTCGACGCCGCCAGTATCCTCAAGCCGATGCTGGCCCGCGGCGAATTGCAGACTATCGGTGCCACCACCCTGGAGGAGTACCGCAAGATCGAGAAGGACGCCGCCCTGGAACGGCGCTTCCAGCCGGTGACGGTGGAGCAGCCCTCCATTGAGGAGACCATCGACATCCTGGGTGGACTGCGTGACCGCTACGAGGCCTTCCACCACGTGGTGATCACCGACGAGGCGATCGAGGCGGCCGCCAAACTGGCGGACCGTTACATCAACGACCGCTTCCTGCCGGACAAGGCCATCGACCTGATCGATGAGGCCGGCGCCCGCCTGCGCATCCGCCGCATGACGGCCCCGCCGGAGCTGCGGGAGATCGACGAGCGTATTGCCGCGGTCAAGAAGGAGAAGGAATCGGCCATCGACGATCAGGACTTCGAGCGGGCCGCCTCTCTACGCGACGATGAGCGCCGCCTGGGAGAAGAGCGCGTCGCCAAGGAGAAGGCCTGGAAGTCCGGTGACCTGGACCAGGTGGCCGAGGTGGATGAGAACCTGGTGGCCGAGGTGCTGGCCATGTCCACCGGCATCCCGGTGTTCAAACTGACCGAGACCGAATCCGCCAAGCTGCTCGGCATGGAGGATGAGCTGCACAAGCGGATCGTCGGCCAGGACAAGGCCATCCAGGCCCTGTCCAAGTCCATCCGCCGCACCCGTGCGGGCCTGAAGGACCCCAAGCGTCCCGGCGGCTCGTTCATCTTTGCCGGTCCCACCGGCGTGGGTAAGACCGAGCTGGCCAAGGCCCTGGCGGAGTTCCTCTTTGACGATGAGGACGCCCTCATCCAGCTAGACATGTCCGAGTTCGCGGAGAAGCACACGGTTTCCCGGCTGTTCGGGGCGCCCCCCGGCTACGTCGGCTACGACGAGGGCGGCCAGCTCACCGAGAAGGTGCGGCGGCGTCCCTTCAGTGTGGTGCTGTTCGACGAGGTGGAGAAGGCTCACCCGGACATCTTCAACTCGCTGCTGCAGATCCTGGAGGACGGCCACCTCACCGACGCCCAGGGCCGCGTGGTCGACTTCAAGAACACCGTCATCATCATGACCACCAACCTCGGCTCCAAGGACATCGGCAAGTCCGTGGCCACGGGCTTCCAGTCCACCGAGGGCGGCACCATGGACTACGAGGAGATGAAGGCCCACGTCAACCGGGAGCTCAAGCAGCAGTTCAGGCCCGAGTTCCTCAACCGTGTGGACGACCTGATCGTCTTCCCGCAGCTGACCAAGGCGGAGGTCCGCCAGATCGTGGACCTGATGATTGCGCGCCTGTCTGCGCGGCTGGCCGAGCAGGAGATGAGCATCGAGCTGACCGACAGCGCCAAGGAGCTGCTCGCCGAGCGCGGCTTCGACCCGGTGCTTGGAGCCCGCCCGTTGCGTCGCGCCATCCAGCGTGACATTGAGGACGCCCTGAGCGAGAAGATCCTCTTCGGGGAGCTCGAACGGGGCCAGAAGGTCCTGGTCGACGCCGAGGGCGAGGGCATCCTGGGCGAGTTCACCTTCCGGGGCATGCCCCGGAAGGATGCCGAGGACGCCGTGCGGGAGGCCGAGGAGATCGCCTCGGCAGCCGTCGGCCCCACCCAGTGA